The Apium graveolens cultivar Ventura chromosome 6, ASM990537v1, whole genome shotgun sequence genome contains a region encoding:
- the LOC141668458 gene encoding protein ABIL1 isoform X2, translating into MDQQSRSANHPLTYDEVSMEHSKSFVKALQELKNLRPQLYSAAEYCEKSYLHSEQKQMVLDNLKDYTVRALVNAVDHLGTVAYKLTDLLDQQNSDVSTVELKLSCLDQQLLTCQTYTDNEGLRQQQLLAIIPRHHKHYILPNSVNKKVHFSPQIPTDARQTLQSKPRFASGTPPANTLSWHLASETKSTLKGTPRSAVNEDLRSSGMTSGAFNLLDEGSRTKSSAANIHFPKVGPASAAAMHTLGVTRDPLDSTKPMTAFRSFDEPTKRAIVRTPVRSKSVISAFFVKQKGKKLKT; encoded by the exons ATGGATCAGCAATCACGTTCAGCTAATCACCCATTAACCTATGATGAAGTTTCAATGGAGCATAGTAAGAGCTTCGTCAAAGCTTTGCAG GAACTCAAAAACTTAAGGCCTCAACTTTATTCGGCTGCGGAATATTGTGAGAAGTCTTACCTTCACAGTGAACAAAAACAAAT GgtactggataacctgaaagaTTACACTGTACGGGCTCTTGTCAATGCAGTCGACCACCTGGGCACTGTTGCTTACAAATTGACAGACCTACTTGACCAGCAAAATTCAGATGTCTCAACAGTGGAGCTAAAACTTTCGTGTTTAGATCAG CAACTGTTGACATGCCAAACGTACACTGATAACGAGGGTCTCAGGCAGCAACAGTTACTAGCTATAATTCCAAGGCATCACAAGCATTACATTTTGCCAA attctgtcaacaAGAAGGTCCACTTTAGCCCACAAATTCCTACTGATGCTAGACAAACTCTCCAATCAAAACCTCGGTTTGCTTCAG GTACTCCACCAGCTAACACTTTGTCGTGGCATTTAGCATCAGAAACCAAGTCTACTTTGAAAGGCACTCCGCGATCAGCAGTAAA TGAAGATTTGAGATCTTCTGGCATGACTTCTGGGGCATTCAATTTATTAG ATGAGGGTAGCCGGACAAAGTCTTCAGCAGCTAATATTCACTTTCCTAAAGTAGGGCCTGCTTCAGCTGCAGCTATGCATACATTGGGTGTCACACGG GATCCTCTGGACAGCACTAAACCCATGACAGCATTCAGATCATTTGATGAACCTACTAAACGTGCAATTGTTCGCACCCCTGTCCGTAGCAAGAGTGTGATATCAGCTTTTTTTGTTaaacaaaaggggaagaaatTAAAGACATAA
- the LOC141668458 gene encoding protein ABIL1 isoform X1: MDQQSRSANHPLTYDEVSMEHSKSFVKALQELKNLRPQLYSAAEYCEKSYLHSEQKQMVLDNLKDYTVRALVNAVDHLGTVAYKLTDLLDQQNSDVSTVELKLSCLDQQLLTCQTYTDNEGLRQQQLLAIIPRHHKHYILPNSVNKKVHFSPQIPTDARQTLQSKPRFASGTPPANTLSWHLASETKSTLKGTPRSAVNSEDLRSSGMTSGAFNLLDEGSRTKSSAANIHFPKVGPASAAAMHTLGVTRDPLDSTKPMTAFRSFDEPTKRAIVRTPVRSKSVISAFFVKQKGKKLKT, from the exons ATGGATCAGCAATCACGTTCAGCTAATCACCCATTAACCTATGATGAAGTTTCAATGGAGCATAGTAAGAGCTTCGTCAAAGCTTTGCAG GAACTCAAAAACTTAAGGCCTCAACTTTATTCGGCTGCGGAATATTGTGAGAAGTCTTACCTTCACAGTGAACAAAAACAAAT GgtactggataacctgaaagaTTACACTGTACGGGCTCTTGTCAATGCAGTCGACCACCTGGGCACTGTTGCTTACAAATTGACAGACCTACTTGACCAGCAAAATTCAGATGTCTCAACAGTGGAGCTAAAACTTTCGTGTTTAGATCAG CAACTGTTGACATGCCAAACGTACACTGATAACGAGGGTCTCAGGCAGCAACAGTTACTAGCTATAATTCCAAGGCATCACAAGCATTACATTTTGCCAA attctgtcaacaAGAAGGTCCACTTTAGCCCACAAATTCCTACTGATGCTAGACAAACTCTCCAATCAAAACCTCGGTTTGCTTCAG GTACTCCACCAGCTAACACTTTGTCGTGGCATTTAGCATCAGAAACCAAGTCTACTTTGAAAGGCACTCCGCGATCAGCAGTAAA CAGTGAAGATTTGAGATCTTCTGGCATGACTTCTGGGGCATTCAATTTATTAG ATGAGGGTAGCCGGACAAAGTCTTCAGCAGCTAATATTCACTTTCCTAAAGTAGGGCCTGCTTCAGCTGCAGCTATGCATACATTGGGTGTCACACGG GATCCTCTGGACAGCACTAAACCCATGACAGCATTCAGATCATTTGATGAACCTACTAAACGTGCAATTGTTCGCACCCCTGTCCGTAGCAAGAGTGTGATATCAGCTTTTTTTGTTaaacaaaaggggaagaaatTAAAGACATAA